In the genome of Desulfurellaceae bacterium, the window NNNNNNNNNNNNNNNNNNNNNNNNNNNNNNNNNNNNNNNNNNNNNNNNNNNNNNNNNNNNNNNNNNNNNNNNNNNNNNNNNNNNATCGCTTCTAAGCTTCTTTCAGCTTTTGCTTGATAGCCTTTGCTTTGGAAGAATCTTTCGCGGCGCCTTCACGGTCGCCTAGCGCGCGCTTAGCAATTCCCCGGTCGTTGAGGACTATGGCGTTATCAGGGTCGATCTGAGTTGCTCGGTCGTAGTCCGCAATGGCGGCCTTGTAATCTCTCGACGTAATCTTCGTATGTGCATGCCTGAGAGATAGTTGGACCTTTTGTTGACGCAAGCTTTTTAGACAGGCATCAACCGAGGCTGCTGTGAGACCGTTCTCCGAATGCTCCCGATCCTCTAAGGCGAGAAAATCAGGAGGAGAGCCCCCTTTGTTGATAACAAATTTGGGAATGTCTTGAGAAAGATCAGAGAGAATACCGTTGATATAAGAATCGCGGAAGGCGAACCCGACG includes:
- a CDS encoding tetratricopeptide repeat protein; the encoded protein is MAIFVGFAFRDSYINGILSDLSQDIPKFVINKGGSPPDFLALEDREHSENGLTAASVDACLKSLRQQKVQLSLRHAHTKITSRDYKAAIADYDRATQIDPDNAIVLNDRGIAKRALGDREGAAKDSSKAKAIKQKLKEA